A single region of the Kwoniella botswanensis chromosome 1, complete sequence genome encodes:
- a CDS encoding thioredoxin produces the protein MLFQALRSARPLAKAGPSFRPVIARSFHATRIARDHFLDANEEAFNKRALDEGSTKPVLVDFYAEWCQPCRVLTPLLKSHTGPGSSYDLMTVNVDDYPELAAKFKVSALPTVVAFKNGAVKNKFVGFRGDADIKKFLGML, from the exons ATGTTATTTCAAGCTCTCCGCTCAGCTCGACCTTTAGCCAAAGCTGGACCATCGTTCCGACCAGTGATAGCTCGATCATTCCATGCTACCAGGATAGCAAGAGATCATTTCCTAGATGCTAACGAGGAG GCATTCAACAAGCGAGCATTGGACGAAGGAAGTACTAAACCAGTTTTAGTCGATTTCTACGCTGA ATGGTGTCAGCCATGTCGAGTGCTCACTCCATTACTCAAAAGTCATACTGGTCCTGGGTCATCGTACGATCTGATGACTGTCAATGTGGATGATTACCCAGAATTAGCAGCTAAATTtaag GTATCAGCTCTACCGACTGTTGTAGCTTTCAAGAATGGCGCAGTAAAAAACAAATTTG TTGGATTTAGAGGGGATGCAGATATCAAGAAATTCCTTGGTATGCTTTAG